One window from the genome of Bacillus tianshenii encodes:
- the selD gene encoding selenide, water dikinase SelD, producing the protein MSEHEKIRLTSLSTKAGUGCKLGPEDLSQVLRHLPKQEHDSNLLVGTDTSDDAGVYRLTDDIALIQSVDYFTPIVDDPYMFGAIAAANALSDIYAMGGTPKTALNIVGYPVKKLGGEMLAQVLQGAAEKVKEAGAVTVGGHSIDDQEPKFGLSVTGIAHPKRIYQNVGAKPGDVLVLTKPIGVGIITTGIKRGVVTPSQEQAVTETMAALNKTASELLKDYTVHAVTDVTGFGLLGHAYEMASGSGVHFTITMRDIPLLDGTLELAEQGVIPGGSKSNHRWLNRAVTYDENVSETKQLILCDAITSGGLLVAMPKEDAKRYIQALSAKSNLAANIIGAVSEKQDTAIHVQS; encoded by the coding sequence ATGAGCGAACACGAAAAGATTCGGTTAACAAGTCTCTCAACAAAAGCCGGCTGAGGCTGCAAATTAGGTCCTGAGGACTTGTCGCAAGTTTTGCGGCACTTACCAAAACAAGAACATGACAGTAATCTGCTCGTCGGTACAGATACATCAGATGATGCTGGCGTTTATCGCTTAACCGATGACATTGCTTTAATTCAGTCTGTCGATTATTTCACACCGATTGTAGATGATCCATATATGTTCGGTGCAATTGCGGCTGCCAATGCATTAAGTGATATTTACGCGATGGGCGGTACGCCAAAAACAGCCCTCAATATTGTTGGCTACCCTGTCAAAAAGCTCGGTGGGGAAATGCTGGCGCAAGTTCTTCAAGGTGCAGCTGAAAAAGTAAAAGAAGCAGGCGCTGTAACGGTAGGAGGCCACTCGATCGATGACCAAGAACCGAAATTCGGTCTTTCCGTTACAGGAATTGCCCACCCTAAGCGAATTTATCAAAATGTTGGTGCAAAGCCGGGTGATGTGCTTGTCCTTACAAAACCAATTGGTGTCGGGATTATCACAACAGGCATTAAGCGCGGGGTCGTGACCCCATCTCAAGAACAAGCGGTAACTGAAACGATGGCTGCTTTAAATAAAACAGCAAGTGAACTGCTTAAAGACTATACCGTTCATGCTGTAACAGATGTAACGGGGTTCGGTCTGCTCGGCCATGCCTATGAAATGGCAAGCGGAAGCGGGGTTCATTTTACGATAACGATGCGGGATATTCCGCTGCTTGATGGAACCCTTGAACTTGCTGAGCAAGGCGTGATTCCAGGTGGTTCAAAATCCAACCACCGCTGGCTGAACCGTGCTGTTACATATGATGAAAATGTTAGTGAAACAAAGCAGCTTATCCTTTGTGATGCGATTACATCAGGCGGCTTGCTTGTCGCAATGCCAAAAGAAGATGCCAAGCGCTACATTCAAGCATTATCAGCAAAAAGCAATCTCGCAGCAAATATCATTGGTGCAGTTTCAGAAAAGCAAGACACCGCCATTCACGTACAGTCTTAA
- a CDS encoding Rdx family protein encodes MFNHFRADITELVLIPGTGGAFEVVVNGEEIYSKLETGTFPDFEEMIRVIEEMKK; translated from the coding sequence TTGTTTAACCATTTTCGAGCAGATATCACAGAGTTAGTGTTAATTCCAGGCACTGGCGGTGCATTTGAAGTAGTCGTAAATGGTGAAGAAATCTATTCAAAGCTTGAAACGGGTACCTTTCCTGACTTTGAGGAAATGATTCGGGTTATAGAAGAAATGAAGAAATAG
- the selA gene encoding L-seryl-tRNA(Sec) selenium transferase: MKQFVRQIPAVHELQHDLRFIELREKSAWNEQQLTKWMKEIINELRTSLLEETWEGNVDDFTNDILAQLHEVAAEKGSYQLKHVINGTGTVLHTNLGRARLSERAIEHVKETAEHYTNLEYDLRSGKRGSRHAVIEQLLCEATGAESAMVVNNNAAAVYLILKAFAKEKEVIVSRGQLVEIGGSFRVSSIMEESGAKLVEVGTTNKTHLYDYERAITDETAMVMKVHTSNFKTIGFTAEVDTKRLVELAKQRNIMLYEDLGSGALYDYAVHGIGEEPLVRDVLEAGVDLVSFSGDKLLGGPQAGIIAGKKSLIDRLKKHQLARVLRVDKMTLAALESTILPYVLGGEAIKEIPAVRDLLASKEEIYEKAGQFIEAIQACKKLKFSEMKEELSQIGGGTMPGVDLSTWAVCIQHEDMNAQELSDELRKQTPSIVCRIKHEQVMIDFRTIAQTEMSVLIERMCAVLN; encoded by the coding sequence ATGAAGCAATTTGTGCGGCAAATTCCTGCAGTACATGAACTACAACACGACCTACGTTTTATCGAATTACGAGAAAAGAGCGCATGGAATGAGCAGCAATTAACGAAGTGGATGAAAGAAATTATCAATGAGCTACGCACGTCATTATTAGAAGAAACTTGGGAAGGAAATGTAGATGATTTTACAAATGACATCTTAGCCCAATTGCATGAAGTGGCCGCAGAAAAGGGCTCTTATCAATTAAAGCATGTCATTAACGGGACAGGAACTGTGCTGCATACAAACCTTGGAAGGGCAAGGTTAAGTGAGCGGGCCATTGAGCATGTGAAGGAGACAGCCGAACATTATACAAACCTTGAGTATGACTTAAGGAGCGGCAAACGCGGCTCAAGGCACGCAGTTATTGAACAGTTGCTGTGTGAAGCGACAGGTGCTGAGAGTGCGATGGTAGTGAATAATAACGCTGCAGCCGTTTATTTAATTTTAAAGGCATTTGCAAAGGAAAAAGAAGTGATTGTTTCTCGCGGTCAGCTTGTCGAAATTGGCGGCTCGTTTCGCGTTTCTTCTATTATGGAAGAGAGCGGAGCAAAGCTTGTAGAGGTAGGAACGACAAACAAAACACATCTGTATGATTATGAAAGAGCTATTACGGATGAGACAGCGATGGTGATGAAAGTACATACGAGTAATTTTAAAACAATCGGTTTTACAGCAGAAGTGGATACGAAACGGCTTGTGGAGTTAGCGAAACAGCGAAATATTATGCTGTATGAAGACCTTGGAAGCGGTGCGCTGTATGATTATGCTGTTCATGGAATAGGGGAAGAACCGCTTGTGCGGGATGTGTTAGAAGCAGGGGTAGACCTCGTTTCGTTCAGTGGAGATAAGCTGCTTGGCGGACCGCAGGCAGGGATTATTGCAGGAAAGAAATCACTGATTGACCGTTTAAAGAAACATCAGCTTGCACGGGTGCTGCGAGTTGATAAAATGACGTTGGCAGCTCTGGAGTCAACTATTCTTCCGTATGTGCTTGGCGGAGAAGCAATAAAAGAAATCCCGGCTGTTCGTGATCTGTTAGCTTCGAAAGAAGAAATTTATGAAAAAGCAGGCCAATTTATCGAAGCGATTCAAGCGTGTAAGAAGCTTAAGTTTTCGGAAATGAAAGAAGAGTTATCGCAAATAGGAGGCGGCACAATGCCCGGAGTTGATCTGTCGACATGGGCGGTTTGTATTCAACATGAAGACATGAACGCCCAAGAACTAAGTGATGAACTTCGAAAGCAAACTCCGAGTATTGTGTGCCGCATTAAACACGAGCAAGTGATGATTGATTTTCGAACAATTGCTCAAACAGAAATGTCGGTCTTGATTGAACGCATGTGTGCGGTTTTGAATTAA
- a CDS encoding small acid-soluble spore protein P, whose amino-acid sequence MMERNTGKDIRKNAPKGENPGQPEPLSGSKKVKNRNHTRQKKHSGHDL is encoded by the coding sequence ATGATGGAACGAAATACAGGCAAAGATATCCGTAAGAACGCACCAAAGGGTGAAAACCCAGGTCAACCTGAACCATTAAGCGGTTCGAAAAAAGTAAAGAACCGTAATCATACACGCCAGAAGAAACATTCAGGGCACGATCTTTAA
- the sspO gene encoding small acid-soluble spore protein O has product MAKRKANHLRPGMNAAKAQGQGAGYNEEFGEEPLTEAQKQNNKKRKKNQ; this is encoded by the coding sequence ATGGCAAAACGAAAAGCAAACCACTTACGCCCTGGAATGAATGCTGCAAAGGCACAAGGACAAGGGGCAGGCTATAATGAAGAATTCGGTGAAGAACCATTAACAGAAGCACAAAAACAAAACAATAAAAAACGTAAAAAAAATCAGTAG
- the acnA gene encoding aconitate hydratase AcnA, with product MSNNDVYKARQSFDVNGKTYNFYNLQALDHVADTSRLPYSIRVLLESVLRQQDGRVITKEHVENLANWGTDKQKQVDVPFKPSRVILQDFTGVPAVVDLASLRKAMADMGGDPDKINPEIPVDLVIDHSVQVDKYGTEDSLEFNMDLEFQRNQERYQFLNWAQKAFDNYRAVPPATGIVHQVNLEYLANVVHSVETEDGYEAFPDSLVGTDSHTTMINGLGVLGWGVGGIEAEAGMLGQPSYFPVPEVIGVKFTGTMPKGATATDVALKVTQVLREKKVVGKFVEYFGPGLAEMPLADRATISNMAPEYGATCGFFPVDEEALNYMRLTGRPEEQISLVEAYTRANGLFYVPGETPDPTYTDIVEVNLSEIEPNLSGPKRPQDLIPLSNMQKKFREAVVAPAGTQGLGLSEDEFNKEVDVKLNDGGETTMKTGSIAIAAITSCTNTSNPYVLIGAGLVAKKAIEKGLEVPAFVKTSLAPGSKVVTGYLRDSGLLNYLDQLGFNIVGYGCTTCIGNSGPLKEEFEKAIAENDLTVTSVLSGNRNFEGRIHPLVKANYLASPPLVVAYALAGTVDIDLRNDSLGKDTNGNDVFFDDIWPTQEEIQQVVDQTVTPELFRKEYEDVFSSNERWNEINTTEEPLYKWDDESTYIQNPPFFVGLSKDPEEIKPLKAMRVIGKFGDTVTTDHISPAGAIGKDTPAGQYLQEKGVSPRDFNSYGSRRGNDRIMTRGTFANIRIRNQVAPGTEGGWTKYWPTDEVMYIYDAAMKYKESGTGLVVLAGKDYGMGSSRDWAAKGTNLLGIKTVIAESYERIHRSNLVLMGVLPLQFKDGDSHESLGLTGRETFEVDIDENIKPRQLVNVRATDEDGNTKEFEVLARFDSDVEIDYYRNGGILQMVLREKM from the coding sequence ATGTCAAACAATGATGTTTACAAAGCTCGTCAATCATTTGATGTGAATGGCAAAACGTACAATTTCTACAATCTTCAAGCGTTAGACCACGTAGCGGACACTTCCCGTCTACCATACTCTATTCGTGTACTTCTTGAATCAGTGCTTCGTCAACAAGACGGACGCGTGATTACGAAAGAACACGTTGAAAATCTAGCAAACTGGGGTACGGACAAGCAGAAGCAAGTTGATGTACCATTTAAACCTTCCCGTGTAATCCTACAGGACTTTACAGGGGTACCAGCTGTTGTAGACCTTGCGTCTCTTCGTAAGGCAATGGCTGATATGGGTGGAGATCCTGACAAAATCAACCCTGAAATCCCGGTTGACCTTGTAATCGACCACTCTGTTCAAGTTGATAAATACGGTACAGAAGATTCATTAGAATTCAACATGGATCTTGAGTTCCAACGTAACCAAGAGCGCTATCAGTTCTTAAACTGGGCTCAAAAAGCATTTGATAACTACCGTGCAGTACCACCTGCAACAGGTATCGTTCACCAAGTTAACTTAGAGTACCTTGCAAACGTTGTTCACAGCGTGGAAACAGAAGATGGTTATGAAGCATTCCCTGATTCACTTGTAGGTACTGACTCTCATACAACAATGATCAACGGTCTTGGCGTACTTGGCTGGGGTGTTGGTGGTATTGAAGCTGAAGCAGGTATGCTTGGACAGCCTTCTTACTTCCCAGTACCTGAAGTAATCGGTGTAAAATTCACTGGTACAATGCCAAAAGGTGCAACAGCAACAGATGTAGCACTTAAAGTAACGCAAGTATTGCGTGAAAAGAAAGTAGTAGGTAAGTTCGTTGAGTATTTCGGACCTGGTCTTGCAGAAATGCCGCTTGCTGACCGTGCTACAATCTCAAACATGGCGCCTGAATATGGTGCAACATGTGGTTTCTTCCCAGTTGATGAGGAAGCACTTAACTACATGCGCTTAACTGGTCGTCCAGAAGAGCAAATCAGCCTTGTTGAAGCATATACAAGAGCAAATGGTTTATTCTATGTACCTGGTGAAACACCAGACCCAACATATACAGATATTGTAGAAGTAAACCTTTCTGAAATCGAACCAAATCTTTCCGGACCAAAGCGTCCTCAAGACTTAATCCCACTTTCTAACATGCAGAAGAAATTCCGTGAAGCGGTTGTAGCTCCTGCAGGTACTCAAGGTCTTGGGTTAAGTGAAGATGAGTTCAACAAAGAAGTAGATGTGAAGCTAAACGATGGCGGCGAAACAACGATGAAGACTGGTTCGATTGCAATCGCAGCGATCACAAGCTGTACAAACACGTCTAACCCGTATGTACTTATCGGTGCAGGTCTTGTTGCGAAAAAAGCAATTGAAAAAGGCTTAGAGGTACCAGCATTCGTTAAGACATCTCTGGCACCTGGGTCAAAAGTTGTTACAGGATACCTGCGTGATTCTGGTCTATTAAACTATCTTGACCAATTAGGGTTTAACATCGTAGGTTATGGCTGTACGACATGTATCGGTAACTCAGGTCCATTGAAAGAAGAATTCGAAAAAGCAATCGCTGAAAATGATCTGACAGTTACATCTGTTCTTTCTGGTAACCGTAACTTTGAAGGTCGTATCCATCCACTAGTGAAAGCAAACTATCTTGCTTCACCACCACTTGTCGTTGCATATGCACTTGCAGGTACAGTGGATATCGACTTGAGAAATGATTCACTTGGTAAAGATACGAACGGAAATGATGTATTCTTTGATGATATTTGGCCTACACAAGAAGAAATCCAACAGGTTGTTGACCAAACAGTTACACCTGAATTGTTCCGTAAAGAATACGAAGATGTATTCTCAAGCAACGAGCGTTGGAACGAAATCAACACAACAGAAGAGCCGCTTTACAAGTGGGATGATGAATCAACATACATTCAAAACCCACCATTCTTCGTCGGTCTTTCAAAAGATCCAGAAGAAATTAAGCCGCTTAAAGCAATGCGTGTAATCGGTAAGTTTGGTGATACTGTAACAACTGACCATATTTCTCCAGCTGGTGCAATCGGTAAAGATACACCTGCAGGTCAATATTTACAAGAAAAAGGCGTAAGCCCTCGCGACTTTAACTCATATGGTTCTCGTCGTGGTAATGACCGTATTATGACACGTGGTACATTTGCAAACATCCGTATCCGTAACCAAGTTGCTCCAGGCACAGAAGGCGGCTGGACAAAATACTGGCCAACGGATGAAGTTATGTATATCTATGATGCGGCAATGAAATACAAAGAGAGCGGCACAGGTTTAGTCGTTCTTGCTGGTAAAGATTACGGAATGGGCTCTTCTCGTGACTGGGCTGCAAAAGGTACAAACCTTCTTGGCATTAAGACAGTTATCGCAGAAAGCTATGAGCGTATCCACCGCAGCAACCTTGTACTTATGGGCGTTCTTCCACTTCAATTCAAAGACGGTGACAGCCATGAATCTCTTGGCTTAACTGGCCGTGAAACATTTGAAGTAGACATTGATGAGAACATTAAGCCTCGTCAATTAGTAAACGTTCGTGCGACAGACGAAGACGGTAACACGAAAGAATTTGAAGTACTTGCACGTTTCGATTCAGATGTCGAGATCGACTACTATCGTAACGGTGGTATCCTTCAAATGGTCCTACGTGAAAAAATGTAA